One window of the Bacteroidota bacterium genome contains the following:
- a CDS encoding low molecular weight phosphotyrosine protein phosphatase: protein MIKVVMVCLGNICRSPLAEGILRHKAGQKSLNIIVDSAGTANYHMGEHPDHRSVKKAKEYGINISKLKGRQFTVIDFDNFDHIYVMDQSNYRDVTKLARNENDKRKVKLILNMAFPKLNMEVPDPYYGGDEGFEHVFQLLDKACESIVNEIEEKNF from the coding sequence ATGATAAAAGTAGTTATGGTTTGCCTTGGCAACATTTGCCGATCTCCTTTGGCAGAAGGCATTTTAAGGCACAAAGCCGGACAAAAATCTTTAAATATTATTGTTGATTCAGCCGGAACCGCCAATTACCACATGGGCGAGCATCCCGACCACCGTTCCGTGAAAAAAGCGAAGGAATATGGCATTAACATCAGCAAACTAAAGGGAAGGCAGTTTACCGTTATTGATTTCGACAACTTTGACCATATTTACGTAATGGATCAAAGTAATTACCGGGATGTTACAAAACTGGCAAGGAATGAGAATGACAAAAGAAAAGTGAAACTTATTCTTAATATGGCTTTTCCGAAATTAAACATGGAAGTTCCCGATCCTTATTACGGAGGAGATGAAGGCTTTGAACATGTATTCCAATTGCTGGATAAGGCTTGTGAAAGTATTGTGAATGAAATTGAAGAGAAGAATTTTTAG
- a CDS encoding gliding motility-associated C-terminal domain-containing protein translates to MNTKKIFPFLIAGLLSANYVFCFKKNMIGKNQSENLNSTVGFIENKGQILDQHHKPVNEVKFLLNSVGINTQIKTNGFSYDTYTDNNEDIQVLNKWLKRERNDVNTSHPGSIRRNVHRIDIEFIGSMPNVEVTGTDALPGYSVYYTSGVRTQAQIKSYGTVTYHDLYPHIDMVYKTGSGSEKGAEYYFIVRPGGDASQIRMRYSGANNIIAGTDNLKLSVTHGVLTERIPASYISETKQQMSVVYKQAAENEFCFSIPSYDKTKTLVIDPGPGIDWATYYGDSGNEYGMDVAWDNTNSMICMLGFTSSPSNIATTGAHQTTLVNGADNFVLKMNSGGTRQWCTYFGGNDWEGNWGGIRTDNSGNIYFVGETSSTDLSTPGVWQTAFNTANFGMTDGFVAKLNSAGARQWCTYYGGDKSDEALNVVPDNTTGEVYVCGRTTSTTAGGGIASAGAFQTTFGGGCNDAFVAKFNSSATSCLWGTYFGDTNCDDAWDIAIDAAAANIFITGYTQGPTNTLATAGAYLTSYQGGPNDAFIAKFSSTGIRVACTYYGGDKNDNSRGLALDGAGDVYITGWTQSVLPGPNTCIASPGSYQPALNGTNDAYLAKLNNSLTSRLWGTYYGGVDGGQTDIGEDVACDSSDNVYLCGYSSYNSALNTTGCPYRGSTDIFLAMFDSSGTRQWSTYYGGTQLEIEPHIKSTPAGDIYMCGWTSSSDYISTPGAFQAAKTNPSNSNSYEAFLVKFGGTTPCITNVTCSGQPVATFSYTASPYCQNAADPSPVYSGGGTAGTFTSTPGLSINPVTGIINLNTSTPGTYTVTNSIPASGGCSAATATSGIIITAQPVATFSYTGSPYCQNATDPSPVFSGGGIAGTFTSTSGLNINAGTGTINLTTSTPGTYTVTNTIAAAGGCPQVSSTASVTIDPIQNAAFNFSSSTYCQSGANPLPNITGVTSGTFNSSPAGLIFTNTTTGEINLSASSLNTYTVTYTTAGPCANSSTATITITNAPIATFGYTASPYCQNAADPSPVYSGGGTAGSFTSTPGLSINSGTGSINLNTSTPGTYTVTNTIAASGGCPAVTATATITITTQPIATFSYTGSPYCQNSTDPSPVFSGGGTAGTFTSTPGLNINSVTGTINLNASIPGTYTVTNTIAASGGCPATTATSSITITAQPVATFGYTASPYCQNAANPSPVYSGGGIAGSFTSTPGLSINSGTGTINLSASTPGTYTVTNTIPASSGCSTTTATSTITIIAAQSGTFNYSLSSFCKGSANPFPVFTGGSIAGIFSSTPGLTINGNTGEIDLSTSSPGTYIVTNTIPPANGCPATTETSSITVVATPVITVSSLTICSGQTGTLSASGAASYTWSTGNTTNNISINPTASTTYTVSGTTSGCMGSSTVTVIVNPKPIATVASTPLTPIGGGVTLTASGGIVYSWNPSSGLSCSTCAVTIASPIITTQYCVTVSDSTGCSDTYCITADIKCGDIFVPNAFSPNNDSQNDIFYVMGHCIQEFRFSVFDRWGENVFETTDHTKGWDGTYKGEKLDPALFVYYLKAKVNGSDVNKHGTITLVK, encoded by the coding sequence ATGAATACAAAAAAGATTTTTCCCTTTTTGATCGCGGGGTTACTTTCCGCAAACTATGTTTTTTGCTTCAAAAAAAACATGATCGGAAAAAATCAATCGGAAAACTTAAACAGCACTGTTGGTTTTATTGAAAACAAAGGTCAGATATTGGATCAACATCACAAGCCTGTAAATGAAGTGAAATTTCTTTTGAATTCGGTCGGAATCAATACACAAATAAAGACCAATGGATTCAGTTACGATACATATACAGACAACAACGAGGATATACAGGTACTGAACAAATGGTTAAAACGGGAACGAAATGATGTCAACACGTCTCATCCCGGATCGATCCGCAGAAATGTTCACCGCATTGATATTGAATTTATAGGAAGCATGCCAAATGTTGAAGTAACAGGAACGGATGCACTACCTGGTTACTCTGTGTATTATACAAGCGGTGTACGAACACAGGCGCAGATAAAAAGTTACGGAACAGTTACCTATCATGATCTTTACCCGCATATTGACATGGTATATAAAACAGGCAGCGGTTCAGAAAAAGGCGCCGAATATTATTTTATTGTACGTCCGGGAGGCGATGCTTCGCAGATCAGGATGAGATACAGTGGCGCTAATAATATCATTGCCGGAACGGACAACTTAAAACTTTCTGTTACGCATGGTGTTCTTACAGAACGTATTCCCGCAAGCTATATATCCGAAACAAAGCAGCAAATGTCAGTAGTTTACAAACAGGCAGCAGAAAATGAATTTTGCTTTTCAATTCCATCGTATGATAAAACGAAAACACTTGTTATCGATCCGGGTCCGGGTATTGACTGGGCAACCTATTATGGCGATTCAGGAAATGAGTATGGAATGGATGTAGCGTGGGACAACACAAATTCGATGATATGTATGCTTGGATTTACATCATCTCCTTCAAATATCGCCACAACAGGCGCGCATCAAACAACACTTGTGAACGGGGCTGATAATTTTGTATTAAAAATGAATTCCGGCGGAACACGCCAGTGGTGCACTTATTTTGGCGGCAATGATTGGGAAGGCAACTGGGGAGGAATCAGAACAGACAATAGCGGAAATATTTACTTTGTGGGAGAAACATCTTCAACAGACCTTTCAACTCCGGGTGTATGGCAAACAGCTTTCAACACTGCTAATTTTGGTATGACGGATGGTTTTGTTGCCAAATTAAACAGCGCCGGTGCACGTCAATGGTGTACCTACTACGGCGGAGATAAAAGTGATGAAGCCTTAAATGTTGTTCCGGATAACACCACCGGAGAAGTATATGTTTGCGGACGCACCACATCAACAACTGCAGGCGGCGGTATCGCGAGTGCCGGCGCCTTTCAAACCACCTTTGGCGGCGGTTGTAACGACGCTTTTGTAGCCAAGTTTAACAGCTCAGCCACCAGCTGTTTGTGGGGCACTTATTTTGGTGACACCAATTGCGATGATGCATGGGACATTGCTATAGATGCAGCCGCAGCCAATATTTTTATAACGGGTTACACCCAGGGCCCCACTAATACTTTGGCTACAGCAGGTGCATATCTCACTTCGTACCAGGGCGGTCCGAATGATGCGTTTATAGCGAAGTTTTCAAGTACCGGCATACGTGTTGCCTGCACCTACTATGGTGGAGACAAAAACGACAACTCGCGCGGATTAGCACTTGACGGTGCCGGAGATGTTTACATAACCGGCTGGACACAATCTGTTTTACCCGGCCCTAACACCTGCATAGCTTCTCCCGGCTCCTATCAACCTGCACTTAACGGCACCAATGATGCTTACCTTGCAAAACTCAACAACTCGCTTACTTCAAGACTTTGGGGTACTTATTACGGGGGTGTTGACGGCGGACAAACAGATATAGGTGAAGATGTTGCCTGTGACTCCTCAGATAACGTTTATCTCTGCGGATATTCTTCTTACAACTCGGCTTTAAATACCACCGGCTGCCCCTATCGCGGATCGACCGATATATTCCTTGCTATGTTCGACAGCTCAGGAACACGTCAATGGTCCACCTACTATGGAGGAACCCAATTAGAAATTGAACCTCACATCAAATCCACTCCCGCAGGCGACATTTATATGTGCGGCTGGACAAGTTCTTCAGATTATATATCAACACCTGGAGCATTCCAGGCAGCGAAAACAAACCCATCAAATTCAAATTCTTATGAAGCGTTTTTAGTTAAGTTCGGCGGTACAACTCCATGTATCACAAATGTAACATGTTCAGGTCAGCCGGTGGCGACATTCAGCTATACCGCTTCTCCATATTGTCAGAACGCGGCTGATCCTTCACCTGTATATAGCGGAGGCGGAACGGCCGGCACATTTACTTCTACTCCAGGGTTAAGTATCAATCCTGTTACGGGAATAATAAATTTGAACACAAGTACCCCCGGAACCTATACTGTAACAAATTCAATTCCGGCATCAGGCGGATGCTCCGCCGCAACAGCAACATCCGGTATTATAATAACCGCTCAGCCCGTTGCAACATTCAGCTATACCGGTTCTCCGTATTGCCAGAATGCTACCGATCCTTCACCTGTCTTCTCCGGGGGAGGTATTGCAGGCACATTCACCTCAACTTCCGGATTAAACATTAATGCGGGTACAGGAACAATAAATTTAACCACAAGCACGCCCGGGACTTATACTGTTACAAATACGATTGCAGCCGCAGGCGGTTGTCCACAAGTTTCGTCAACAGCATCAGTTACAATTGATCCTATTCAAAATGCCGCGTTTAACTTCTCATCATCAACCTATTGTCAATCGGGAGCCAATCCATTACCAAACATTACAGGAGTTACAAGCGGAACTTTCAATTCGTCGCCGGCAGGATTAATTTTTACAAATACAACGACAGGAGAAATAAATCTGTCTGCCAGTTCATTAAATACCTATACAGTTACTTATACTACGGCCGGTCCCTGCGCGAACTCAAGTACCGCAACTATTACAATAACAAATGCACCCATTGCTACATTTGGTTATACCGCTTCTCCATATTGTCAGAATGCCGCAGATCCTTCACCTGTTTATAGCGGTGGTGGAACTGCGGGTTCATTTACTTCAACTCCCGGACTAAGCATTAATTCAGGTACAGGATCAATTAATTTAAACACGAGCACGCCCGGGACTTATACTGTAACAAATACGATCGCAGCATCCGGCGGATGTCCTGCTGTTACTGCAACAGCCACCATAACGATCACAACACAACCTATAGCCACGTTTAGCTATACTGGTTCTCCATACTGTCAGAACTCCACTGATCCTTCGCCTGTTTTCTCAGGAGGAGGTACTGCAGGTACATTCACTTCAACTCCCGGGCTAAATATCAATTCAGTTACAGGAACAATTAATTTAAACGCAAGTATTCCGGGGACCTATACTGTTACAAACACGATCGCGGCATCAGGTGGCTGTCCCGCAACTACCGCAACTTCAAGTATCACCATCACTGCTCAACCCGTCGCCACGTTCGGTTATACAGCTTCTCCATATTGTCAGAATGCCGCTAACCCTTCACCTGTTTATAGCGGAGGTGGAATTGCCGGTTCATTCACTTCAACTCCCGGACTAAGCATCAATTCAGGTACCGGAACAATAAACCTGAGCGCAAGTACGCCCGGCACTTATACAGTTACAAATACAATTCCCGCATCAAGTGGATGCTCAACCACTACTGCAACATCAACAATTACAATTATAGCTGCGCAATCAGGCACATTTAATTATTCGCTCTCCTCTTTTTGTAAAGGCAGTGCAAATCCTTTTCCGGTCTTCACCGGCGGAAGTATTGCAGGTATATTCTCATCAACTCCGGGTTTAACTATAAACGGGAACACCGGTGAAATTGATTTGTCTACCAGCAGTCCGGGAACATATATTGTGACCAATACCATTCCACCCGCAAATGGATGCCCTGCAACAACAGAAACTTCAAGCATTACCGTGGTGGCAACACCGGTTATAACCGTATCCTCACTGACCATTTGCAGCGGGCAAACCGGCACGCTGTCTGCGTCCGGAGCCGCTTCTTACACCTGGTCAACGGGTAATACAACCAACAATATCAGTATTAATCCAACCGCGAGTACAACCTATACTGTCAGTGGAACAACATCAGGCTGTATGGGAAGCTCAACTGTTACAGTCATTGTAAATCCAAAGCCAATAGCTACAGTTGCATCAACACCTTTGACACCCATTGGAGGAGGTGTGACACTCACTGCTTCCGGCGGAATAGTCTACTCCTGGAATCCCTCATCCGGGTTAAGTTGCAGCACGTGCGCGGTTACCATCGCATCTCCAATCATCACCACCCAGTATTGTGTAACAGTAAGCGATAGCACAGGCTGCAGCGACACCTATTGCATAACTGCGGACATTAAATGCGGCGACATATTTGTTCCGAACGCGTTTTCACCTAACAACGATAGTCAAAATGATATCTTTTACGTCATGGGGCATTGCATCCAGGAATTCAGGTTTTCAGTGTTTGACCGCTGGGGTGAGAATGTGTTTGAGACCACAGATCATACAAAAGGCTGGGATGGCACATATAAAGGAGAAAAACTTGACCCCGCCCTATTTGTTTACTACCTGAAAGCAAAAGTGAACGGCTCGGATGTGAACAAACACGGAACAATAACATTGGTGAAATAA
- a CDS encoding gliding motility-associated C-terminal domain-containing protein: MKRKKRGFIKQLLLKFKFVYLHNHQTKTLHSRIFKSIQIILIFTATNISKAQNIPLPVACYNFSGNLNEFSGGTSLTPLSNPGTYSNGISLCQTDTFYNWVIGNGLKLSIGTLFSKDDYTIELLFKFTTSPYPKNWQRILDFKSNTSDVGLYLYQNNLQFYTQYTGTSNMALPNKWFRLFLTRDANTDSVKGYINNNLEIAFRDVSGAAKFNTDLILFKDDNVVVDEESAGTIDYMRIYNKPLTKAQILKITVDSIPIASVNGNFSICKGQSTVLTASGGLNYSWSTGASVNAITVSPATTTTYSVWADLFCTYSHSCQHSPTTVTVTVTNCASPTITISKTDITCYGDNNGTASVNPSGGVFPYTYSWSTGAVAQTINGLSTGTYTVTVTDAAGSKLISTLAIISPALLTIMATSTNSECGRNNGTASAFASGGNKSYTYDWEYINQKISGQTISNLSAGSYTITVSDQNGCSTVTSVNVTDTLLVSTNGTPARQTIIEGNSVAFSLQGADTYSWSPSTGLSCTNCATPIATPSSTTTYTVVAKDYYGCSTFVIFTIIVNPPCVGDDSEVFIPNVFSPNNDGQNDILYIEGNGLSNIYWAIYDRWGNTIFEGFDQSHGWDGTWKGNQMGTGTYVYYLKAICTKTNNEIKLKGSVNVMK; encoded by the coding sequence ATGAAACGAAAAAAAAGAGGGTTTATTAAACAACTTCTTTTGAAATTCAAGTTTGTGTATTTACATAATCACCAAACCAAAACGCTTCATTCCAGGATATTCAAATCAATTCAAATAATTCTGATTTTCACAGCAACTAACATTTCAAAAGCACAAAACATCCCACTCCCTGTTGCTTGTTACAACTTTTCAGGAAACCTCAATGAGTTCAGCGGCGGTACATCTTTAACCCCGTTGAGCAATCCCGGAACGTATTCTAACGGCATTAGCCTTTGTCAAACTGATACATTTTATAATTGGGTTATTGGCAATGGATTAAAACTTTCCATTGGGACACTATTCTCAAAAGATGATTATACCATTGAACTTCTTTTTAAGTTTACCACATCTCCCTATCCCAAAAACTGGCAGCGCATTCTCGATTTCAAAAGCAACACTTCCGATGTCGGCCTTTATCTGTATCAGAACAACCTCCAATTTTACACGCAATATACCGGCACTTCAAATATGGCTTTACCAAACAAATGGTTCAGATTATTCCTTACCCGTGATGCAAACACAGATAGTGTGAAAGGATATATTAACAACAATCTTGAAATTGCTTTTAGAGATGTTAGCGGCGCGGCAAAATTCAACACAGACCTGATCCTTTTCAAGGATGACAATGTAGTTGTTGATGAAGAAAGTGCCGGAACGATTGATTACATGCGGATCTATAACAAACCCCTTACTAAAGCGCAGATACTTAAAATAACCGTTGATTCCATTCCGATCGCATCTGTTAACGGCAATTTTTCAATATGTAAAGGACAAAGTACTGTGCTCACTGCGTCCGGAGGTCTGAATTACAGCTGGAGTACCGGCGCTTCTGTAAATGCAATTACTGTCTCCCCGGCCACTACTACAACCTATTCAGTTTGGGCTGATCTGTTTTGTACATATTCGCATTCGTGTCAGCACAGTCCAACTACTGTAACAGTTACTGTCACAAACTGCGCATCTCCAACTATTACAATTTCAAAAACAGATATTACATGCTATGGGGACAATAATGGAACAGCCTCGGTAAATCCCTCGGGCGGGGTATTTCCCTATACATATTCATGGAGTACCGGAGCAGTAGCCCAAACCATCAACGGTCTTTCAACAGGAACCTACACTGTAACAGTTACAGATGCAGCAGGCAGCAAACTCATTTCAACTCTGGCTATAATAAGCCCTGCCCTTTTAACTATTATGGCTACAAGTACAAATTCAGAGTGTGGCAGGAATAATGGAACAGCCTCTGCGTTTGCCTCCGGGGGAAACAAAAGTTATACATATGACTGGGAGTACATTAATCAGAAAATAAGCGGACAAACAATTTCTAATTTATCAGCGGGGAGTTATACCATTACAGTATCTGATCAAAACGGCTGCTCAACTGTAACATCAGTAAACGTAACAGATACTCTTTTGGTTTCAACAAATGGCACACCCGCCCGACAAACCATTATTGAAGGAAATAGTGTAGCGTTTTCATTACAAGGTGCTGATACATATTCATGGTCACCATCAACAGGACTTTCATGCACAAATTGCGCAACCCCGATAGCAACCCCATCCTCTACTACCACCTATACCGTCGTGGCAAAAGATTACTACGGCTGTTCGACATTTGTAATATTTACAATTATTGTGAATCCTCCGTGCGTAGGCGATGATTCAGAAGTATTTATTCCAAATGTCTTTTCTCCAAACAACGATGGCCAAAACGACATTCTTTACATAGAAGGAAACGGGTTGAGTAATATATATTGGGCGATCTATGACCGCTGGGGCAACACAATATTCGAAGGATTTGACCAATCACATGGATGGGATGGGACATGGAAAGGAAACCAAATGGGAACCGGCACATATGTTTATTATTTAAAAGCTATTTGCACAAAAACCAATAATGAAATAAAATTAAAAGGTAGTGTCAATGTCATGAAATAG
- a CDS encoding PorP/SprF family type IX secretion system membrane protein yields MKRSGSKCRQLMKAVACLMTSTFVQFSANAQDIHFSQFDETPLQLNPANTGVHHDIRIITNYKNQWQSINSPYKTFALSGDLKLLKGKAHQLGLGLDFFNDKAGEANLTSNQANISLSAIININSKSLLSAGLMGGFAQRSLSASNLIWGNQYNGMTYDAGISSGESGKVNDFKYVDLGAGIQYSYGTDQSYISGNNSRKVNIGASVFHPHKPSYSFYDDSPQRLNMKIILHGDAAIGIANSNLILKPSYIVFMQGPLKEITPGMMFQYIIQEGSKYTGFKLPSAFSLGGYYRMKDAFIAIARFEYANYSIGFSYDINLSDLRTVTHTRGGMELSLRYISPDAFGKTTRAQF; encoded by the coding sequence ATGAAACGATCCGGATCCAAATGCCGCCAATTGATGAAAGCAGTTGCATGCCTTATGACAAGTACTTTTGTACAATTTTCTGCAAATGCACAGGATATACATTTTTCCCAGTTCGATGAAACACCTTTGCAATTGAATCCGGCAAATACCGGAGTGCACCATGATATCCGTATCATTACGAACTATAAAAATCAATGGCAGTCTATTAACTCTCCTTACAAAACATTCGCCCTTTCGGGCGACCTAAAACTATTAAAAGGTAAGGCGCATCAGTTAGGGTTAGGCCTGGATTTCTTTAACGATAAAGCCGGTGAAGCAAATCTGACCTCTAACCAGGCAAACATATCATTATCAGCAATCATTAATATTAACTCTAAAAGTCTGCTATCAGCCGGTTTGATGGGAGGTTTTGCGCAACGAAGCCTATCAGCCAGTAACCTCATATGGGGAAATCAATACAATGGTATGACTTATGACGCGGGGATCTCATCCGGAGAATCAGGAAAGGTAAACGATTTTAAATATGTCGACCTTGGCGCCGGTATACAATATAGCTATGGAACTGACCAATCATATATTTCCGGGAACAATTCAAGAAAAGTAAATATAGGCGCTTCCGTATTTCACCCCCATAAACCTTCCTATTCATTTTATGACGATAGTCCCCAACGATTGAACATGAAAATTATATTGCATGGGGACGCGGCAATTGGTATTGCAAACTCAAACCTGATTCTAAAACCCTCTTATATCGTGTTCATGCAAGGACCATTAAAAGAAATAACACCGGGAATGATGTTTCAATATATTATCCAGGAAGGATCAAAATATACAGGTTTCAAATTGCCTTCCGCATTTTCACTTGGTGGTTATTACCGGATGAAAGACGCATTTATCGCTATCGCACGGTTTGAATATGCGAATTATTCGATCGGGTTCAGTTATGATATCAACTTATCGGATCTCAGAACAGTCACACACACACGCGGCGGCATGGAATTGTCTCTCCGATATATTTCTCCTGATGCATTCGGCAAAACTACAAGAGCACAGTTTTAA
- a CDS encoding SAM-dependent methyltransferase: protein MIKGKLYLIPVALGENTELAHTMPPYVQQVINGIDEYIVENEKTARRNLKQMGRTRPLQEIILHTLNEQTPVENILNYLDAIDRGKDMGLMSEAGCPGVADPGAELVRLAHSKNIQVMPLVGPSSILLALMASGMNGQNFCFNGYLPKEQKERINKLKELERLVLRNDQTQLFIETPYRNNHIIEDVLNTCSNELRFCIACDITLPTELIKTQTIAQWKKQKPDINKRPAMFIIGR from the coding sequence ATGATAAAAGGAAAACTATATTTAATCCCCGTTGCACTTGGTGAAAACACCGAACTGGCACATACCATGCCCCCCTATGTTCAGCAAGTCATTAATGGTATTGATGAATACATTGTGGAAAACGAAAAAACAGCGCGCAGGAATCTGAAACAAATGGGACGCACCAGGCCCTTGCAGGAAATCATCCTGCATACACTTAATGAACAAACACCCGTAGAAAATATTCTAAATTACCTTGACGCGATTGACAGAGGAAAAGACATGGGCTTAATGTCGGAAGCGGGATGCCCCGGAGTAGCCGATCCCGGCGCTGAACTGGTCCGGCTCGCCCATAGCAAAAACATCCAGGTAATGCCACTTGTAGGTCCCAGCTCTATATTACTTGCCTTAATGGCCTCAGGAATGAACGGACAAAATTTTTGCTTCAATGGCTATTTACCAAAAGAACAAAAAGAAAGGATCAATAAACTCAAAGAACTCGAACGGTTGGTTTTAAGAAATGATCAGACTCAATTATTCATTGAAACTCCTTACCGGAACAATCATATTATTGAAGATGTGTTGAACACCTGCTCCAACGAATTACGCTTTTGCATAGCCTGCGATATTACTTTACCAACTGAGCTGATTAAAACTCAAACCATTGCCCAATGGAAAAAACAAAAACCGGATATTAATAAAAGGCCGGCAATGTTTATTATTGGAAGGTGA